In Pelosinus sp. UFO1, one genomic interval encodes:
- a CDS encoding flavodoxin family protein, producing the protein MKIVAINGSPRGKASNTNVMVTAFLKGAQAAGAETVNVYLAEKEIKHCKGCFSCWINNPGQCVIKDDMAEIISLTEGADILVLATPLYFDNISGILKDFMDRSIVKGDPHFQKDPTGECRHLKSTKGPSPKLVMISNCGFPERSHFQVISHWVERAALNMHTEVIGQIYATQGGLLTAQIEDLQPVIFNYLQLLEKAGEEVVTNLRISEKTDKLLEQSFIPDEIYIKQANNYFDTIIKQS; encoded by the coding sequence ATGAAAATTGTAGCTATTAATGGGAGCCCTAGAGGCAAGGCTAGTAATACGAATGTCATGGTTACCGCTTTTTTAAAGGGAGCACAAGCGGCAGGAGCAGAAACTGTAAATGTTTATTTAGCAGAAAAGGAGATCAAACATTGTAAAGGATGCTTTTCCTGTTGGATCAATAACCCCGGACAATGCGTAATTAAAGATGATATGGCAGAAATAATTTCGCTTACAGAAGGTGCAGATATTCTTGTTTTAGCTACGCCACTTTACTTTGATAATATCTCTGGTATTCTAAAAGACTTTATGGACCGCAGTATAGTAAAGGGCGATCCTCATTTTCAAAAAGACCCAACAGGAGAATGTCGGCACTTGAAAAGTACAAAAGGACCATCTCCTAAACTAGTAATGATATCTAATTGTGGTTTTCCTGAAAGATCTCACTTTCAAGTAATTTCTCATTGGGTTGAGAGAGCAGCACTTAACATGCATACCGAAGTCATCGGCCAAATTTATGCAACACAAGGGGGACTTCTGACTGCTCAAATAGAAGATTTACAACCTGTTATTTTTAACTATCTACAACTTTTAGAAAAGGCTGGAGAAGAGGTTGTTACGAATTTGAGAATATCCGAGAAAACTGATAAATTATTAGAACAAAGCTTTATCCCTGATGAGATTTATATTAAACAAGCTAACAATTATTTTGATACTATAATAAAACAGAGTTAG
- a CDS encoding GNAT family N-acetyltransferase, with protein MIRLLTEQDRVQVMKYLQKDSFGGAFIIGNLLGFGLENHKDQRRCGDYYGYFSQGELIGVLPFYNMGSCIPVFEDEKEVVTSFADIMRMRQFQVLIGMKKFIKPLYDVVSNEKEIVSYQESSYFVNKHFSPLAIENTTFSDAREINNNDAVEFIRRAYREGFHQEHTPEETKKIIEQRNAEEEFLFLIVDGKIVAQAYIQAVTDKINQIGGVFTLEGERNKRYGKAIVSELCRRIIARGKIPTLSVRKDNTPAVKAYVTLGFSHHDDYLIVKCKV; from the coding sequence ATGATACGATTGCTTACGGAACAGGATAGAGTCCAAGTTATGAAGTATTTGCAAAAAGATAGTTTTGGAGGGGCTTTTATAATAGGAAATTTGTTAGGATTTGGCTTAGAAAATCATAAGGACCAGAGAAGATGCGGTGATTACTATGGCTATTTTTCTCAAGGAGAATTAATAGGAGTATTACCCTTTTATAATATGGGCAGCTGCATCCCCGTATTTGAAGACGAAAAAGAAGTGGTTACGTCCTTTGCGGATATTATGAGGATGCGACAGTTCCAAGTTCTAATAGGAATGAAAAAGTTTATTAAACCCTTATATGATGTCGTTTCTAATGAAAAGGAGATAGTAAGTTACCAAGAAAGCAGCTACTTTGTAAATAAGCATTTTAGCCCTTTGGCTATAGAAAATACAACTTTTTCCGATGCCCGTGAAATCAATAATAATGATGCAGTGGAATTTATCAGAAGGGCTTATCGGGAAGGATTCCATCAAGAGCATACTCCTGAAGAAACAAAGAAAATAATAGAACAACGCAATGCGGAGGAAGAATTTCTTTTTCTAATAGTTGACGGTAAAATCGTTGCACAGGCCTATATTCAAGCTGTTACTGATAAAATCAATCAAATTGGCGGAGTATTCACTTTGGAGGGGGAACGTAATAAAAGATATGGTAAGGCCATTGTATCGGAACTATGTCGTCGAATTATTGCTAGGGGCAAAATTCCAACTCTTTCAGTTCGTAAAGATAATACTCCAGCAGTTAAAGCATATGTCACTCTTGGCTTTTCACATCATGATGATTATCTAATTGTTAAGTGCAAAGTATAA
- a CDS encoding nitrilase-related carbon-nitrogen hydrolase produces the protein MQLGRSSKDIINSYLYWSSLYSLPRCIFTIMLSSLSYYLSTEYWYFSWIALLLLCLYALKGSSFFTFLTGFFSYLLGSSNPHAVLPLIVYWPLIIINAILFASVLAIFHHFAVKWKGRDTSFIFACGLTAQEFIVSLYSPHGTVHSIAYTQISNPPIVQIASITGIWGITFLMALIPASIALAYHYPQNRRLTIKTNLIPVSLLLFTILFGFYRLHTPLEGPSIKVGIASISTNLEQYAVVAANRDRHQVTDTIQRYIQKIDLLAQSGAEVVLLPEKIITIEKYDDNFQRLFNTAQKNKVNLIVGVTRKDDRDFYNSAYIFSPAGEVLLEYDKKHLLPAFESRYTSGTTLGIIDKWGIEICKDMDFTQPALDYSKQGVNIVFVPALDFHDDGWSHARVAIMRGVEGNYAVARAGQWGLLTLSDSRGRIINMVYSDVEDDSGAVLVSKVDLGQGKSIYSKLGNSFGWLCLGMFIILSISMLIIIPNKSKIREMKIWIAELLKKRHSRL, from the coding sequence ATGCAATTAGGCAGAAGCTCAAAAGATATTATAAACAGCTATCTTTATTGGAGTAGTTTATATAGCCTTCCGCGCTGTATCTTTACAATTATGCTTAGTTCATTGTCATATTATTTGTCTACAGAGTATTGGTATTTCTCTTGGATTGCTCTTTTACTCCTTTGTCTTTATGCGCTGAAAGGATCATCCTTTTTCACATTTCTAACGGGATTTTTTTCATATTTACTTGGATCATCCAATCCTCATGCGGTGTTGCCCCTTATCGTTTACTGGCCTTTGATTATTATTAATGCTATTCTATTTGCCAGTGTACTTGCTATCTTTCATCATTTTGCCGTCAAATGGAAAGGACGGGATACAAGCTTTATCTTTGCGTGCGGTTTAACTGCACAGGAATTCATTGTGTCACTATATTCTCCCCATGGTACTGTACATAGTATAGCTTATACACAAATATCTAACCCTCCCATTGTTCAAATTGCATCGATCACAGGTATTTGGGGTATTACTTTTTTAATGGCACTCATCCCTGCAAGTATTGCTTTAGCTTATCATTATCCTCAGAATCGAAGGTTAACCATAAAAACAAATCTAATTCCAGTAAGTCTACTTTTATTCACGATTTTATTTGGATTTTATCGCTTACATACGCCTTTGGAAGGGCCTAGTATAAAAGTTGGCATTGCTTCGATATCTACTAATTTAGAACAATATGCAGTCGTAGCAGCAAATCGGGATAGACATCAAGTTACAGACACGATTCAACGTTATATTCAAAAGATTGACTTGCTTGCACAATCAGGGGCAGAAGTTGTTTTGCTGCCAGAAAAGATTATTACGATAGAAAAGTACGACGATAATTTTCAGCGTCTATTTAATACAGCACAAAAGAATAAAGTTAACTTAATTGTAGGAGTAACTAGAAAAGATGATAGGGATTTTTACAATTCGGCCTATATCTTTTCTCCAGCAGGAGAAGTTCTTTTAGAATATGATAAAAAACATCTACTACCAGCGTTTGAAAGCAGGTATACTTCAGGAACTACGCTTGGAATCATAGATAAGTGGGGCATTGAAATTTGCAAAGATATGGACTTTACCCAACCTGCACTCGATTATAGTAAGCAAGGAGTAAATATTGTTTTCGTTCCTGCACTGGATTTTCATGACGATGGTTGGAGTCATGCGCGTGTTGCAATTATGCGAGGTGTTGAAGGGAATTATGCAGTAGCACGAGCTGGACAGTGGGGATTATTAACCTTAAGTGATAGTAGAGGTCGTATTATAAATATGGTATATAGCGATGTAGAGGATGACAGCGGAGCTGTGTTAGTGAGCAAGGTAGACCTTGGGCAGGGAAAATCAATATATAGCAAATTGGGTAATAGTTTTGGATGGTTATGCCTAGGAATGTTTATTATACTGAGCATTTCTATGTTGATTATAATACCTAATAAATCTAAAATCAGGGAGATGAAGATATGGATTGCAGAATTGTTAAAAAAGAGGCATTCAAGGTTATAG
- a CDS encoding GyrI-like domain-containing protein, whose product MGEKADYKKELKELYKASSKACSVIEVPAMRFLMIEGKGNPNESLEFQNAVEALFSVSYTLKFMIKKSASIDYGVMPLEGLWWCDDMGKFSVEDKDNWKWKLMIMQPSHITHENFLEAVEKVRREKKLNAADKISFATYDEGKAAQILHIGPFSEEGPTVQKLHTFILDNQYQMRGKHHEIYLSDTRRGKAENWKTIIRQPIM is encoded by the coding sequence ATGGGAGAAAAGGCTGATTATAAAAAAGAACTAAAAGAATTATACAAAGCATCGTCTAAAGCATGTTCAGTCATAGAGGTTCCGGCTATGAGATTTCTAATGATTGAGGGAAAAGGAAATCCAAATGAATCACTTGAATTTCAAAATGCCGTGGAAGCGTTGTTTAGCGTTTCCTATACCTTGAAATTCATGATTAAAAAATCAGCTAGTATAGACTATGGAGTAATGCCTTTAGAAGGTCTGTGGTGGTGCGACGATATGGGAAAATTCAGTGTGGAAGATAAAGATAACTGGAAATGGAAGCTAATGATTATGCAGCCATCTCACATAACCCATGAGAACTTTCTCGAGGCAGTTGAAAAAGTAAGGCGGGAAAAAAAACTAAATGCTGCTGATAAAATTAGCTTTGCTACATATGACGAGGGAAAAGCCGCACAGATATTACATATTGGACCTTTTTCAGAGGAAGGGCCAACCGTTCAAAAACTTCATACATTTATTTTGGACAATCAATATCAGATGAGAGGAAAACACCATGAAATTTACCTTAGTGACACTAGGCGAGGTAAAGCAGAAAACTGGAAAACTATTATTAGACAACCGATTATGTGA
- a CDS encoding ABC transporter ATP-binding protein, with protein sequence MYKKYFSFLHKADKSVNESVLVEDYLDNNHLIELRQVEKIYHTDAGDFTALRGVDLQVNAGEFLAIIGKSGSGKSTILNMITGVDRPTAGEVMINGTAVHKMQENQMAVWRGRNIGIVFQFFQLLPTLSVLENIMLPMDFCNMYRPSERQERAMSLLAMVEMTGQAHKLPTELSGGQQQRVAIVRALANDPPIIVADEPTGNLDSKTADAVFTLFDELVGRGKTILMVTHDSDIERRVGRSITVADGEIVNQTADHKIVNQASTVGGNPS encoded by the coding sequence ATGTATAAGAAATATTTTAGTTTTTTACATAAAGCCGATAAATCGGTAAATGAAAGCGTGTTGGTAGAAGATTACCTGGATAATAATCATTTAATCGAATTGCGTCAAGTTGAGAAGATATATCACACTGATGCAGGGGATTTTACGGCACTCAGAGGTGTTGATTTACAAGTCAATGCAGGGGAATTCCTGGCGATTATTGGTAAGTCGGGTAGTGGGAAATCGACAATTCTTAATATGATTACAGGTGTCGATCGACCTACTGCAGGTGAAGTAATGATAAATGGTACGGCCGTGCATAAAATGCAAGAAAACCAAATGGCAGTGTGGCGTGGGCGCAATATCGGCATTGTATTTCAGTTTTTTCAATTGCTGCCGACCTTATCCGTTTTAGAAAATATTATGCTGCCGATGGATTTCTGCAATATGTATAGACCTAGTGAACGGCAAGAAAGGGCGATGTCATTGTTAGCAATGGTTGAAATGACTGGTCAGGCGCATAAATTGCCTACTGAGCTTTCTGGCGGTCAGCAACAGCGGGTAGCGATTGTACGTGCGTTGGCGAATGACCCACCGATTATCGTAGCCGATGAACCAACGGGAAATTTAGACTCTAAAACAGCGGATGCTGTTTTTACGTTATTTGATGAGTTGGTTGGACGTGGGAAAACAATTTTAATGGTTACACATGACAGCGACATAGAGAGACGTGTTGGGCGGTCGATTACAGTTGCAGATGGTGAGATAGTGAATCAAACTGCAGATCATAAAATTGTTAATCAGGCGTCCACAGTAGGAGGAAATCCGTCATGA
- a CDS encoding ABC transporter permease translates to MMIGVRWLKVLRDLLNNKIRTLLVVLSIAVGVFAIGMVAGTYEIILRDLSSSYKAVNPAMATIYSSSFKEEFLESIRKVKGVSGAQGQRTLSMRVKVGPDKWQKLEMAVIPDYKDIQINKLKLISGSWPPPEKQMLIERSGLSDIKANVGDEVEVESSDGKKRSLRIAGVVHDINQNPTAFSGRIYGYITLETLDALGLKWELDTVNITVDGDPPSEEYIAQVGQKVWEKIEKSGRKVFWMYKNKPGEHPAQSMIDALLMTLGAMGILSLILSGFLLVNTISSLLTQQVRQIGVMKAIGASTKQIIKMYLMYVIIYSLLALMIAVPLGILAAGVVSKFIASYINFDISGLAISYPVLAAEVATGLLIPLLAAILPVVRGARITVREAINSYGVGSAGGFGTGMIDRITRRMKGVSRPVLLSLRNTFRRKGRLALTLITLTVSGVIFISIFSVRDSMMLTLDDALDYFKYDIEIDVKNWSRVEQLEQTAMNVPGVSKAESWSFDGARLLKSDGRESESTEIVIMAPPSGTKMLKPIVLQGRWLVPEDESGIVINTEVLKDHPNVKVGDRLAIKLSKSDKQKTYWTVVGIVRGVMAGPFVYANYSYFSNVVGKPGQGINVFAVTESRDPDVQMQISKTLEKHFKDSGMPVSRIQTMSDLKAQIQSQFNVIIIFLLVMALMLAIVGGLGLMGTMSINVLERTREIGIMRSIGASNWAVRRIFIIEGVLIGILSWGLAMIIALPISKLFSNMLGNAFMHAPFSFTFSVGGAILWLIIVIVLAAVASFLPAWNASRLSIREVLAYE, encoded by the coding sequence ATGATGATTGGCGTGCGGTGGCTCAAGGTGCTCCGTGACCTATTGAATAATAAGATTCGCACGCTGTTGGTAGTATTATCGATAGCAGTAGGTGTTTTTGCCATCGGCATGGTAGCAGGCACTTATGAGATTATATTACGGGATTTAAGCAGTAGTTATAAAGCTGTGAATCCGGCTATGGCAACCATTTATTCCAGCTCATTTAAAGAGGAGTTTTTAGAATCCATTCGTAAGGTAAAGGGAGTTTCAGGAGCGCAAGGACAGCGGACACTATCTATGCGCGTAAAGGTGGGGCCTGATAAATGGCAAAAGCTAGAGATGGCTGTAATCCCTGATTATAAGGATATCCAAATTAATAAGCTGAAACTGATTAGTGGTTCCTGGCCACCGCCAGAAAAACAGATGCTGATTGAACGGAGCGGATTGAGTGATATAAAGGCCAACGTGGGTGACGAGGTGGAGGTAGAGAGTTCGGATGGTAAAAAACGCAGCCTGCGTATTGCAGGAGTCGTTCATGATATTAACCAGAATCCCACCGCCTTTTCAGGCAGAATCTATGGATATATCACTCTTGAGACGTTAGATGCCTTAGGATTGAAATGGGAACTAGATACCGTCAACATCACGGTTGATGGGGATCCCCCTTCGGAAGAATATATTGCTCAAGTTGGACAAAAGGTATGGGAAAAAATTGAGAAAAGTGGACGTAAGGTTTTCTGGATGTATAAAAATAAGCCGGGTGAGCATCCGGCTCAATCCATGATCGATGCGTTATTGATGACCCTCGGCGCAATGGGGATATTGTCATTGATATTAAGCGGGTTTTTGCTGGTAAATACCATCTCTTCACTTTTAACGCAGCAAGTCAGGCAAATTGGAGTCATGAAGGCGATCGGCGCTTCCACGAAGCAGATTATCAAAATGTATCTCATGTATGTGATTATTTATAGCCTATTGGCATTGATGATAGCTGTGCCTTTGGGGATTTTAGCAGCGGGAGTTGTATCGAAATTTATTGCCAGTTACATAAATTTTGATATTTCAGGTCTTGCCATTTCTTATCCTGTATTAGCTGCGGAAGTGGCTACCGGTTTACTTATCCCATTACTGGCTGCAATACTCCCAGTTGTTAGAGGGGCCAGGATTACCGTGCGGGAAGCTATTAATTCTTATGGTGTAGGCAGTGCAGGCGGTTTTGGTACAGGGATGATTGATCGAATTACCAGACGGATGAAAGGTGTGTCTCGTCCAGTTCTTTTATCCCTGAGGAATACATTTCGCCGTAAAGGGCGCTTGGCACTTACTCTGATTACCCTAACTGTCAGCGGGGTAATTTTTATCTCCATATTCAGCGTGCGCGATTCTATGATGCTAACACTTGATGATGCATTGGATTATTTTAAATATGATATAGAAATTGATGTTAAGAATTGGTCTAGAGTAGAACAACTCGAACAAACGGCGATGAATGTACCAGGCGTGTCAAAGGCGGAAAGTTGGAGCTTTGACGGTGCGAGATTATTGAAAAGTGATGGCAGGGAGAGCGAAAGTACTGAGATTGTAATCATGGCGCCGCCAAGTGGGACCAAAATGCTTAAACCGATTGTGCTGCAAGGGCGTTGGCTTGTACCTGAGGATGAAAGCGGAATTGTTATTAATACTGAGGTTTTGAAGGATCATCCAAATGTTAAGGTAGGCGACCGATTGGCGATTAAACTGAGTAAGTCTGATAAGCAAAAAACCTACTGGACAGTAGTGGGAATTGTCAGAGGTGTTATGGCCGGACCTTTTGTGTATGCCAATTACTCCTATTTTTCAAATGTAGTAGGTAAACCGGGGCAAGGTATTAACGTCTTTGCAGTTACAGAAAGTCGCGATCCTGATGTTCAGATGCAAATCTCTAAAACCCTGGAAAAGCATTTTAAAGATTCCGGCATGCCAGTAAGTCGTATACAGACGATGTCGGATTTAAAGGCGCAAATCCAGTCTCAATTTAATGTAATTATTATATTCTTACTCGTGATGGCTTTGATGCTTGCTATTGTGGGCGGTTTAGGGTTGATGGGAACGATGAGTATTAATGTACTTGAACGTACCCGTGAGATTGGAATCATGAGGTCAATTGGCGCATCCAATTGGGCGGTACGAAGAATATTTATCATTGAAGGTGTACTGATTGGGATATTGAGCTGGGGATTGGCGATGATTATCGCGTTACCGATTAGTAAACTATTCAGCAATATGCTAGGAAATGCTTTTA
- a CDS encoding GyrI-like domain-containing protein, translating into MDCRIVKKEAFKVIGKVSKVSTKGGAELREIPELWDKCNSDGTCQRICSIDHRQNILGICMDFEHDKEQFSYMIAIEDINNLQDTGFETREIPAGTWAVFTSVGSMPNAIQTVWEKIFKEWLPTSGFKHADAPELEVYFPGNPSAQDYKCEIWIPIIKNS; encoded by the coding sequence ATGGATTGCAGAATTGTTAAAAAAGAGGCATTCAAGGTTATAGGCAAGGTGTCCAAAGTATCCACAAAGGGAGGGGCAGAACTAAGAGAAATTCCTGAGTTGTGGGATAAATGTAATTCTGATGGAACTTGTCAGAGAATATGTTCAATCGATCACAGACAAAATATACTAGGTATTTGTATGGACTTTGAACATGATAAAGAACAATTTTCTTATATGATTGCAATAGAAGATATAAATAATTTGCAGGATACTGGTTTTGAAACCAGAGAAATTCCGGCTGGCACTTGGGCAGTTTTTACATCAGTAGGGTCTATGCCAAATGCCATACAAACAGTATGGGAAAAAATCTTTAAGGAATGGTTACCCACGTCAGGCTTTAAGCACGCTGATGCACCTGAACTTGAAGTATATTTTCCTGGAAATCCATCAGCGCAGGATTATAAATGTGAAATATGGATACCGATAATAAAGAATAGCTAA